DNA from Acidobacteriota bacterium:
GTTGATGTAGGTTGGCAGGAAGGTCGGGGCCTGGAGCAGCCGGAACCCCGTCATCCCGAGCAGGCCGTGGGCCAGGAGGGCAGCGTAGTTGCGCCGCCGGTCGAGGCGGCTGTGACCTCGGTCGGCGGAGGACATGCCTGACCCCAAGGTAACACGCAGCCGAAGCACGATGACGCTCCCACATCAGAGCCCCGACGGTCTGCAGGAGACCTTCCGTCGCATCGTCCGGTTGATTCCCGAGGGCCGCGTGGCGACCTACGGCCAGATCGCCGCGCTGGCGAACCGCCCGCGCAACGCCCGGCAGGTGGGTTATGCGCTGGCCCGACTGAACGGCCACGACGTGCCCTGGCACCGCGTGGTCAACGTCAGGGGCTCGATCAGCGAACGCGGACTCGATCCGCTCGAGAGCGTGGAACGGCAGCGCTTCCTGCTCCAGGAAGAGGGCGTCGTCTTCGACCGCCGGGGCCGCATCGACCTGGACCGCTTCGGGTGGAGACCATGAGGGCAACGCGGCTCTCAACTCGCTACGGCGGGCTGCTGGCGATCGCACTGCTCACCGCCGCGGCATGCGGCGACGCGGGACAGGACGTCCCGGAAGCGTCGACTCCCGGCCAGGCGACTCCGCCCGAAGGGATGGTCCGCGTGCCAGCGGGAGCCGTTCCCCGTCCCGGTGGGGATCAGCGGGTCGCGGCCTTCGATCTGGACACCCACGAAGTGACGAACCGCGACTTCGCCGCGTTCGTCGACGCGACCGGGTTCGAGACGGAAGCCGAGCGCTGGGGCTGGTCCCTCGTCTTCCACCCCGAGGACACCGTGAACCCGGATCTCGAACAGCGCGTAGCCGGAACTCCCTGGTGGCTGGCCGTCGAAGGCACCTACTGGCGTCATCCCCGCGGACCCGATTCCGAGGCGGAAGCCGACCTCCCGGTCGTCCACGTGAGCTGGGGAGACGCCAGGGCCTACTGCGACTGGCGCGGCAAGCGCCTGCCGACCGAGGCCGAATGGGACCTCGCCGCCGGCGCCGGCAACGACGGCGAAGGCCGGGCCCACTATCCCTGGGGCGACGAGCCGGCCCCGGAAGGCCAATGGGTAGCGAACGTCTGGCAGGGCGACTTTCCCCGCCGGGACGACGCCGCCGACGGCCACACCTACCTGGCACCGGTCGGCTCCTACCCGTCGAATGCGCTGGGCGTCTTCGACCTCGGCGGCAACGTCTGGGAGTGGGTCGACGACTGGTATCGGCCCGGCGGCGCCAGCGGCGAGAAGGTCCTGAAAGGCGGTTCCTGGCTCTGCGCCGCCAGCTACTGCGAGGGCTACCGGAACGCGAACCGGAACCAGTCGGCGCCCGACTCCGGTCTCGACAACACCGGCTTCCGCTGCGCCCGCAGTCCACGCTGAGCCTCCCCACGCGCTGATCGTCGCCGCTTCGCGACGCGTTGTCCTCCGCGGGTCAGAGGACCCGCGGTTACAGGGACTTTCACGGATTCCTGAAAGTTCCAATAGTTCAGTCATATTTCGAAAAGAAAAATCTCCAGCGCGGCACATTTCCGTGCTACCGTCCTTTTCTCTTCTTTTCGTACCGGCCGGACCGGCGACACATTGAACCCGTCGCCAGCGCGCCCGGAAACGACCCTCAGGTTCAGCGAGGAAGGACGAAATGACGAAAATCGATACGGGCATCGCCTCCATAGGACTCCACCTGCCGCCACTGGCCATGCCGGTGGAAGAACTCGCGTCGCTCCGCGGCGTCGACCCGGACAAGTACCGCATCGGGCTGGGCTGCTCCGAGATCTCCCTCTGCCCGCCGGAGTTCAGCATCGTCGATCTGGCCTCCGAGGCCGCCCGGCGCGCCCTTTCCCGATGGGACGGCGGCCTGGAGGACATCGGCATGATCGCCGTCGGCACGGAGACCGCGGTCGACATGAGCCGGCCGCTCTCCGCCTTCGTGGCTGACGAACTCGGCCTGGTCGGGAACATCCGCTCCTACGAAGTCAAGCATGCCTGCTACGGCGGCACCCTGGCCCTGCGCCAGGCCTGCGAGTGGCGCATGTCCGGCGCGGCCCGGGAGAAGGCCGCCCTGGTGGTCGCCGCCGACATCGCGCTCTACGAACAGGGTGACCCGGGAGAACCGACCCAGGGCGCCGGGGCCGTGGCCTTCGTCGTCGACCGGCCCGAGATCGCACAGGTGGGTCTCGACACCCACGCCTGGAGCGAGCCGGCCTTCGACTTCTACCGCCCGGTGGGCGAGTCCTACCCGAGGGTCGACGGCAAGCTGAGTCTCGAGTGCTACAAGAAGGCGGCCGTGGAGTGCTTCAACGCACTCGCCGACGGTCGAAACCCGGCCGACGTGATGGAACGGTTTTCCGCGATCTGTTTCCACGTCCCGTTCCCGAAGATGGTCAAGAAGGCGTTCCACCTCGTCGGCGAAGTGGCGGGCTGGTCCGCCGAACGGATCCAGCAGATCTACAGCGACAAGGTCGAACCGTCGATGCTCTGGAACAGGCTCTCCGGGAACTCGTACACGGCCTCGCTCTGGATCGCTGTGGCGAATGCCCTCCAGGGGCTGAAGACCGGCGAGCAGGTGGCCGCCTTCTCCTACGGTTCCGGCTTCGGTTCCGAGATCCTCTCTCTGGTCGCGGGCCCGCGCGCCAGGGACGCCGCATGGGCGCAGGACATCGAACACGACGTTTCCAGTCGCCGACAGGTAGACGCAAGCGGCTACAGCCTCCTGCGCGCGGCAGTTCGTACGGCGGCCGCGTAAGTCGACCCGCGGACGCCGGCCCCCAGGTAGCCGGGCTACGTTTCTACGGATTCCGTAGCCCGGCTACCTGTTTCAACTGCTCAGCGTAAGCGGCCAGGACGCCGGCCGCGATGTCGATCTGCTCCTGGGCCTCGTCCCACTCGCGCTGCTCGATCGCCTCCCGCACTCCCGGCAACGTCTTCACGCCGTAGCCGGTGTACATGCCCGGCGCGTAGAGGTGGTGCCGGAACCAGGGCCGACGCGGCAGGCCCTCGCTCCGCGTGAGCCGTCGCTCGCTCTGGGTGACCAGCCGGTCGAGCGCCGCCTGGGTGGCAGCGTCCCCGCTCCGGGCGGCCTCCGCCAGGGCGCGGTCGGCGGCCTTCGCCGCCCGCCCGAGACGATCGTGCGCGTTCCTTAACGGCGCGAAGTTCAGGTGCGGCGCCGGCGGATCAGCCTCCGGCTCGACGAACGGTTTCGTCGGATCGGCCGCCAGGCGCAGGGCGCCGCTGCCCTGAAGCTCGTTCTCGCGCTCGATCTTCCGGCGCTCCTCGTCGGCCAGGTCCGCCACCTCGTTGATGTAGCGGCCGGCGGTGGCGGCCGTCGTGCCGAACTCGAACGGGAGCACGTCGGCGTTGGCGAGCCGCAGCGTCAGACGCAGCCCGGTGCGGGCAAGCACGGCGCCGTAGACCGCACCGGGATCGACGAACCGACGGAAGAAGTCGAACGTGTCGAAAGCGGTGTGGTACTCGCCGCCTGAACCTTCGCCGCCGTAGCCGACATTTAGCGACGACACGCCGAGGTGCTGCAGGAACGGAGAGTAGTCCGAGCCCGATCCCAGGGCCGCGATCCGCAGTCGTCCCGAGGACTGGAGCCGCTCGTACTCCGTGCGGTTGCCGTTGACCCGCCGGAACGCGAGCAGACGTTCGCCCACGCTGACACCCGTCTGCGGATCCTCGACTTCGCCGGCGACCTGATTGACCAGGGTCTCGAGGGCGTGCGAGCCGCCCGCGCGCAGGAAACCGCGGCTGTTCGAGTCCGAGTTGATGTAGACGGCCGCGTGCTCGCGCAGGGCCTCGGCGTGGTGCTCGGCCCACTCGGTCGAACCGAGCAGGCCCGGTTCCTCGGCATCCCAGGCGGCGTAGACGACCGTGCGCCGCGGCGGGAGGCCTTCCCGGGCCAGCCGTCCGAGCGCCTTCGCCTCGGCCATCAGGCCAGTCAGACCGCTGATCGGATCCCGGGCGCCGATCACCCAGGCGTCGTGGTGGTTGCCCCGCAGGATCCACTGGTCCGGCCTCTCCGTGCCCGGCATGCGGGCGATCACGTTGTGCGCCGGCGCCAGACTCCAGTCGAACTCGAGCTGGAGCCGCACCCGGGCGGGACCCGGACCGATCCGGTAGGTGATCGGCAGACCGCCCCGCCACGCGCCCGGCGCGGTTTCGCCCCCCAGTGCCTCTAGCAGCGGCTGAGCGTCCCGCCAGGCGATCGGCAGGACCGGGATCCGCATCAACGTGTCCGCGTCCTCCCGCGTGAGCCGCGGCTCGCCTTCGACGGCGCCCCGCATCGGCGTCAGCGGATCGCCCGGACGGAGCGGAAGGTCGAGCACCGAACCCCGCTGCACGGCGGTCGAGTGCTTGAACGAGCCGTCCGGATACCCGGCGCCCTGGCTGTAGCCGTCGTCGCCCGGGTCGTTGAAGATGAGGCATCCGATCGCACCGCGCTCGTAGGCGACCTTCGGCTTGATCCCGCGCCAGGAGCCTCCGTAGCGGACGATCACGATCTTCCCGCGGACGTCGATGCCGAGCCGTTCGAGCACCTCGTAGTCCTCGGGCACGCCCCGGTTCACGTAGACCAGCTCCCCCGTGACGTCGCCGTCGGCCGAGAAGGCGTTGAAGGGCGGCAACCCTTCGGCCACCGCGACCGCCGCGGTGCCGTCGCCCGCCGCCGGCTCCTCGACGAGCGAGGCGTCGAACTGTGTCGGCTCCAGCAGGGTCAGCGACCGCAGCCGCGGGGTCGGGAAGAGAACGTCGAAGGTCTCGATCTCCGCTTCGAAGCCCCACTCCCTGAACCGCTCGACCATCCAGCGCGCGTTCGCTTCCGTCTGCGGCGCCCCGGCATGATGCGGCCGCGGGGTCATCAGCCGGTTCCACTCGAGCAGCTCGTCCGCGACGATCCAATCGTCGGCCCGCTGCTCCATCTCGCGCTGCGCCTCGACGCGGTCGGGATGGAATCCGATCAGCTCCTGGGCGCCGGCCGGAGCCGCGACAAGGATGAAGGCCAGCAGCAACTGTCTCACTTCACGCCCCCCGATCCGACGCCGCCAGCACCGTGTTTCGCAGCAGCATCGCCACCGTCGTCGGACCGACTCCGCCGAGCCGCGGAGTGATCCAGCTCGCCACCTCGCCAACGGACTCGTCCACGTCGGGCAGGAGCTTCCTGCCCTCCCAACTGATGCCGCCGCTGACGACGACGGCGCCCGGCTTGATCATCTCCGGCTTCACGAAGCGCGGCACGCCGAGCGCCGCTACCACGATGTCGGCGCGGCGCGTGAACGGGGTCACGTCCCTGGCGCCGGTGTGCACGACCGTGATCACGGCGTTCGCGCCCGGCTGCTTGAGGGTGAGCAGCAGCGCGAGCGGCCGACCCAGAGTGGGCCCCCGGCCCAGGACGACCACCTCACGGCCGCCGATGTCGATCCCGTAGTGCATCAGCATCGCCTGAATGCCGGCCGGTGTGCACGGCACCGGGCCCTTCTCCTGTAGCACCAGCTTGCCGAGGTTCACCGGATGCAGACCATCCGCGTCCTTCTTCGGGTCCATGCGGGCGAGAGCTTCGTTGAAGTCGAAGCCGGAAGGCACCGGGTGCTGAATGATGTAGGCGTCGACCTCCGGGTCCGCGTTGAACCGGTCAACCGCGGCAAGGAGTTCCCGCTGGCCCGCGTCCGCCGGCACCTGTTCGTGGAGTGAAGCGACGCCGACCTCTTCGCAGGTTTCGTGCTTCTTGCGCACGTAGCCCGCCGAGGCCGCGTCGTCGCCAACGAGAATCGTGCCCAGGCCCGGCTTGATGCCCGCGGAAGCGAGTTCCTCGACCCGTTCCGCGACTTCCGCCAGCACGGCCTCGGCCACCGGTTGGCCTGCGAGAAGTTGAGCCGTCATTCGTCGTTCTCCATCGAGTGTTCGTGGTGATGGTCGCGGTCGTGGCGGTGATCGTGGCCGTGCGGCCGGGCCGCGAACTGTCCGGTCAGGCGGTCGATCTCCGGCGCCGCGACAAGTCCCGCCGCTTCGAGCGAGTCCTCGAGAGCCTCCTGCCAGCGCTGCCAGTAGCTCCACTCTTCGTCGCGACCGGTTGCTTCCCAGGCAGCGATGGCGCCGATCAGGCGGCCGCGGAACGCTTCCCAGTCGAGGCGGCCGGCCTCCACCAGGGCCATCGTCAGCCCGAACAGGCGGCTCTCCCAGGGCGCGCTGAACGCCAGTTCCCCGTTTTCGCGCGGTGGCGCGGCGGCACCGTCTTCGTCGAGGCGGACAGGCAGGTTCATCCCGTCCGCTGGAGTCGCTCGACGCCGATCATCGAGTCGCGGGTGACGAGGTCGGTCAGCTCCTCCGCGCCCAGGCCGTCCGTGCCCTCCGGCCGCTGCGGCAGGACCATGTAGCGGACCTCGGCGCTGGAATCCCAGACCCGCACTTCGACGTCCGGGGAAAGGTCGAGCCCCAACTCCGCGAGAAGCCGACGCGGTTCCCGCACCGCGCGCGACCGGTAGGCGGGCGACTTGTACCAGGCCGGCGGCAGTCCGAGCACCGCCCACGGGTAGCACGAACAGAGCGTGCAGACGATCAGGTTGTGGACGGACTCCGTGTTCTCCTTGACCACCAGACGGGCGACGTGGGCGTCCGTGTTGTCGCCGAAGCCCAGTTCCCTGATGGCGGGCATCCCGTCCTCAAGCAGCCGCGCCCTGAACGCCGGATCGGTCCAGGCCTCAGCCACCACCCGCGCGCCGCGCAGCGGCCCGATGTCCTGCTCGTAGCGTTCGACCAAGGCGTCGACGGCCGCGGACTTGACCAGCCCCTTCTCCACCAGCAGCGCCTCGATCGCCTCGGTGCGTAGTGCCATCGTCATTCGAGAACCTCCAGGTACGGCTCGAACAGATCGATGTAGACGGTGGCGCCGGCTTCCGCCTCCTCGCCCCAGAGCTCCCGGCTGTCGAAGGCGACGGTGTAGAGGTACTCCGGCGACTCGCCCCGGCCGTCCGCGTTCGTGTCGGGATAGACGCAGGCCGGATGGACCTCGGCGATCAGTCCCCTCCGGTCGCGGGCGTAGCCGGGCAGCCGCGTGTGCCCCTGCGGGTGCCGGTTCCAGGTGCGCACCGCGTCGCCGACCGCGAACCGGGCCTCGCGGTCGACCTCGCGCACAACCGAGCCCACGTGATCGGGCCGCTCGACCGCCGCGTCGCCGCCCAGCCGCTCGACCGCCAGCGTCTCGAGCGCGTAGAGCCAGCGGCCGTAGTAGCCGTCCGCAAGGTAGCGGTCCGCCGGCATCCGCTCGACCGCATGACGGAAGGCGTCGAGGTTCGCCAGGCCGGCCCCGATGGCGTAGCCCGCCAAGGCGCAGACCCGGCCCTGCCAGGCCTCCGGGAACAAGGCCTCGTCCGGACGCCGGTCCACGGCGCCGAAGCCGTGCATGCCGCCCATGTCGTGGATTCCGTTCATGCTCCGACGGCCGCCGCGCCGCGCGCGCCAGTCTACAAGCCAGCCAAGGGGCTATTCTCAAGCCATGGACACCGCCGACTCCCGATCGACCGCGCGCACGGGCCTGGCGCACGCCAACGACTACCCGTTCCTCGGTCAGGGCAGAGCACCCCTTGAGGTGGCGGCCGCCGAGGGCTGCTACATGATCACGCCGACCGGCCGGCGGATCCTCGACGCCGCAGGAGGCGCGATCGTCTCGAACATCGGGCACGGGCGGCGGGAGGTGGGGGAGGCCTACGCGCAGGCCGCGGCGCAGACCGACTACATCGTGCCTCCCTTCGCGACCCCTGCGCGAGCGGAGCTGGTCCACCGCATGCGGACCCGCTGGCTGCCCGGCGACATCAACCGCGTCCTGTTCGCGAGCGGCGGTTCCGAGGCAATGGATCTGGCGATCCGATTCGCCCGCCAGCACCACCTGTCGGCCGGGCGTCCCGAGCGCTGGCGGGTGTTCGGGCGTGAGCTCTCCTACCACGGCGCCACGATGGCGACGCTGGCGGTGGGCGGACACCAGGGACGCCGGGCCGGCTTCGAGCCCTGGCTGGTCGACGAGCAGACCGACCAGCCGCGCCCGCCCGCCCACTACTGCATGCGGTGCCCGCTGGGGAAGACGTTTCCCAGTTGCGACATCGCCTGCGCCGACGAGGTGGAGCGGGTGTTCGAGGAGATCGGCCCGGAAGAGATCGCGGCCTTCGTCGTCGAGCCGATCGTCGGCTCGAATGCCGGCGCGCTCGTGCCTCCCGGCGACTACCTGGAGCGGGTCGCCCGGATCTGCAGGCGGCACGGCATCCTGCTGATCGCCGACGAGGTGATGACCGGCTACGGCCGGACCGGGCGCAAGTTCGGCGTCGACCACTGGGACGTGGTGCCCGACATCCTGGTCGGCGGCAAGGGGTTGACCGGCGGCTACGCGCCCCTGGTCGCGATCTGCGCCCGCGAGGAGGTCACGGCGCCCATCGCCGAGGCGGGAGACTCCGTGATGTTCTTCACCTACGGCGCTCACTCGCCCGCCTGCGCGGCCGCCACCGAGGTGCTGCGCATTCTCGAGGACGAGGAACTCGTCGAACGCGCCGCCACCGTCGGCGCAGTGCTCGGCGAGCGCCTGCGGGAGACCTTCGCCGACCATCCCCACATCGCCGAGGTCCGCGGCCGCGGCCTGCTCTACGGCATCGAGATCGTCCAGGACCGCGAGACGCTCGAGCCGTTCCCGGCCGAACTCTCGCTGGTCAACGCCGTCGTGGCGGCCGGGCTGTCGATGGACGTCTTCTTCTACCCCGGCGGCAACGACCCGGCCCGCGACGTGGTCTGCCTCGGTCCGCCCTTCATCCTCGGCGAGGAGGAGATCGAGAAGATCGTCACCGTGCTACCCAAGGCGATCGACAGCGCCATCGCCCGCAAGGCGCCGGCGCCCTCGCTGCTGGGACCGCCGGTGTGCTGCGACTAGCCAGCCGCAGGCCCCTCAAGCGCCTGGGGTGATGGGATTCCAACGGAAAATCAAATCAAAAATACGCAACTCTTGAGGTGATTTGCGAGTAGAATCGCCTCAAATGTGGATCTGGCAACACCCCGATTGGCCGAACTTCGTCTTCGACCCGGCCGCGTTCCCGGAACGCGTCGAAGCGTTTCATCGTGCGGCCGAACGCCTTTCCGGGCGCGTCGAAGCGCTGTCGAACGCCTACCAGACCGACGCGCACATCGCACTGATGCTCTCCGAAGTAATCGCCACGAGCGCGATCGAGGGCGAACGCCTCGACCGCGACTCGGTGCGTTCGTCCTTGCTCAGGCATTTCGGCGAGATCGTCGGCGCCCAGCACGAGGATGACCGGGCAGCCGGCGCCACCGAACTGATCCTCGATGTTCGCCGGAACTGGCATCGCCCGCTGTCGCACGACACGCTGGGC
Protein-coding regions in this window:
- a CDS encoding MGMT family protein, which produces MTLPHQSPDGLQETFRRIVRLIPEGRVATYGQIAALANRPRNARQVGYALARLNGHDVPWHRVVNVRGSISERGLDPLESVERQRFLLQEEGVVFDRRGRIDLDRFGWRP
- a CDS encoding SUMF1/EgtB/PvdO family nonheme iron enzyme, translated to MRATRLSTRYGGLLAIALLTAAACGDAGQDVPEASTPGQATPPEGMVRVPAGAVPRPGGDQRVAAFDLDTHEVTNRDFAAFVDATGFETEAERWGWSLVFHPEDTVNPDLEQRVAGTPWWLAVEGTYWRHPRGPDSEAEADLPVVHVSWGDARAYCDWRGKRLPTEAEWDLAAGAGNDGEGRAHYPWGDEPAPEGQWVANVWQGDFPRRDDAADGHTYLAPVGSYPSNALGVFDLGGNVWEWVDDWYRPGGASGEKVLKGGSWLCAASYCEGYRNANRNQSAPDSGLDNTGFRCARSPR
- a CDS encoding hydroxymethylglutaryl-CoA synthase yields the protein MTKIDTGIASIGLHLPPLAMPVEELASLRGVDPDKYRIGLGCSEISLCPPEFSIVDLASEAARRALSRWDGGLEDIGMIAVGTETAVDMSRPLSAFVADELGLVGNIRSYEVKHACYGGTLALRQACEWRMSGAAREKAALVVAADIALYEQGDPGEPTQGAGAVAFVVDRPEIAQVGLDTHAWSEPAFDFYRPVGESYPRVDGKLSLECYKKAAVECFNALADGRNPADVMERFSAICFHVPFPKMVKKAFHLVGEVAGWSAERIQQIYSDKVEPSMLWNRLSGNSYTASLWIAVANALQGLKTGEQVAAFSYGSGFGSEILSLVAGPRARDAAWAQDIEHDVSSRRQVDASGYSLLRAAVRTAAA
- a CDS encoding M28 family peptidase, producing MRQLLLAFILVAAPAGAQELIGFHPDRVEAQREMEQRADDWIVADELLEWNRLMTPRPHHAGAPQTEANARWMVERFREWGFEAEIETFDVLFPTPRLRSLTLLEPTQFDASLVEEPAAGDGTAAVAVAEGLPPFNAFSADGDVTGELVYVNRGVPEDYEVLERLGIDVRGKIVIVRYGGSWRGIKPKVAYERGAIGCLIFNDPGDDGYSQGAGYPDGSFKHSTAVQRGSVLDLPLRPGDPLTPMRGAVEGEPRLTREDADTLMRIPVLPIAWRDAQPLLEALGGETAPGAWRGGLPITYRIGPGPARVRLQLEFDWSLAPAHNVIARMPGTERPDQWILRGNHHDAWVIGARDPISGLTGLMAEAKALGRLAREGLPPRRTVVYAAWDAEEPGLLGSTEWAEHHAEALREHAAVYINSDSNSRGFLRAGGSHALETLVNQVAGEVEDPQTGVSVGERLLAFRRVNGNRTEYERLQSSGRLRIAALGSGSDYSPFLQHLGVSSLNVGYGGEGSGGEYHTAFDTFDFFRRFVDPGAVYGAVLARTGLRLTLRLANADVLPFEFGTTAATAGRYINEVADLADEERRKIERENELQGSGALRLAADPTKPFVEPEADPPAPHLNFAPLRNAHDRLGRAAKAADRALAEAARSGDAATQAALDRLVTQSERRLTRSEGLPRRPWFRHHLYAPGMYTGYGVKTLPGVREAIEQREWDEAQEQIDIAAGVLAAYAEQLKQVAGLRNP
- a CDS encoding bifunctional 5,10-methylenetetrahydrofolate dehydrogenase/5,10-methenyltetrahydrofolate cyclohydrolase; this encodes MTAQLLAGQPVAEAVLAEVAERVEELASAGIKPGLGTILVGDDAASAGYVRKKHETCEEVGVASLHEQVPADAGQRELLAAVDRFNADPEVDAYIIQHPVPSGFDFNEALARMDPKKDADGLHPVNLGKLVLQEKGPVPCTPAGIQAMLMHYGIDIGGREVVVLGRGPTLGRPLALLLTLKQPGANAVITVVHTGARDVTPFTRRADIVVAALGVPRFVKPEMIKPGAVVVSGGISWEGRKLLPDVDESVGEVASWITPRLGGVGPTTVAMLLRNTVLAASDRGA
- a CDS encoding nitrile hydratase accessory protein, which gives rise to MNLPVRLDEDGAAAPPRENGELAFSAPWESRLFGLTMALVEAGRLDWEAFRGRLIGAIAAWEATGRDEEWSYWQRWQEALEDSLEAAGLVAAPEIDRLTGQFAARPHGHDHRHDRDHHHEHSMENDE
- the nthA gene encoding nitrile hydratase subunit alpha, translating into MTMALRTEAIEALLVEKGLVKSAAVDALVERYEQDIGPLRGARVVAEAWTDPAFRARLLEDGMPAIRELGFGDNTDAHVARLVVKENTESVHNLIVCTLCSCYPWAVLGLPPAWYKSPAYRSRAVREPRRLLAELGLDLSPDVEVRVWDSSAEVRYMVLPQRPEGTDGLGAEELTDLVTRDSMIGVERLQRTG
- a CDS encoding nitrile hydratase subunit beta encodes the protein MNGIHDMGGMHGFGAVDRRPDEALFPEAWQGRVCALAGYAIGAGLANLDAFRHAVERMPADRYLADGYYGRWLYALETLAVERLGGDAAVERPDHVGSVVREVDREARFAVGDAVRTWNRHPQGHTRLPGYARDRRGLIAEVHPACVYPDTNADGRGESPEYLYTVAFDSRELWGEEAEAGATVYIDLFEPYLEVLE
- a CDS encoding aminotransferase class III-fold pyridoxal phosphate-dependent enzyme, which encodes MDTADSRSTARTGLAHANDYPFLGQGRAPLEVAAAEGCYMITPTGRRILDAAGGAIVSNIGHGRREVGEAYAQAAAQTDYIVPPFATPARAELVHRMRTRWLPGDINRVLFASGGSEAMDLAIRFARQHHLSAGRPERWRVFGRELSYHGATMATLAVGGHQGRRAGFEPWLVDEQTDQPRPPAHYCMRCPLGKTFPSCDIACADEVERVFEEIGPEEIAAFVVEPIVGSNAGALVPPGDYLERVARICRRHGILLIADEVMTGYGRTGRKFGVDHWDVVPDILVGGKGLTGGYAPLVAICAREEVTAPIAEAGDSVMFFTYGAHSPACAAATEVLRILEDEELVERAATVGAVLGERLRETFADHPHIAEVRGRGLLYGIEIVQDRETLEPFPAELSLVNAVVAAGLSMDVFFYPGGNDPARDVVCLGPPFILGEEEIEKIVTVLPKAIDSAIARKAPAPSLLGPPVCCD